A genome region from Streptomyces sp. S4.7 includes the following:
- a CDS encoding alpha/beta hydrolase, with protein sequence MIPDDAVSDRSATDGEVRGGTPRLVEANGVRLCVQTFGSPADPTILLIGGAGSSMDGWDEGFCARLAAGGRHVVRYDHRDTGRSVNSPAGAPDYTFCALLADGVGLLDVLGAQRAHVVGISMGGGLAQCLAVTHPGRVATLTLVSTSPAGPTESKLPPPSERMRAAFADPAPEPDWSDRAAVIAYMVEAERLFAGSAPFDEDAVRESSGRIVDRTTDIEAALKNHWALADDEEPVTVLLSEVTAPTLVLHGTEDPLFPLDHGRALAEGIPDARLVALDGVGHQAPPARVWDTAIPAVLHHTDRK encoded by the coding sequence ATGATCCCCGATGACGCCGTGAGCGACCGGAGCGCGACCGACGGCGAGGTACGCGGCGGCACCCCGCGCCTGGTCGAGGCCAACGGCGTGCGTCTGTGCGTCCAGACCTTCGGCAGCCCCGCCGACCCGACGATCCTGCTGATCGGCGGCGCGGGGAGTTCGATGGACGGCTGGGACGAGGGTTTCTGCGCGCGGCTCGCGGCCGGCGGGCGCCATGTCGTGCGCTACGACCACCGGGACACCGGCCGGTCCGTGAACTCCCCCGCGGGCGCCCCCGACTACACCTTCTGCGCCCTGCTCGCGGACGGCGTCGGCCTGCTCGACGTCCTCGGCGCACAACGGGCCCATGTGGTGGGCATCTCCATGGGCGGCGGTCTCGCGCAGTGCCTGGCCGTCACGCACCCCGGGCGGGTGGCGACGCTCACGCTGGTCTCCACCAGCCCGGCGGGTCCCACCGAGTCGAAGTTGCCACCCCCGTCGGAGCGGATGCGCGCGGCCTTCGCCGATCCCGCCCCCGAGCCGGACTGGTCGGACCGCGCGGCGGTGATCGCGTACATGGTCGAGGCCGAACGGCTCTTCGCCGGTTCGGCGCCGTTCGACGAGGACGCGGTACGCGAGTCGTCGGGCCGGATCGTCGACCGCACCACCGACATCGAGGCGGCCCTGAAGAACCACTGGGCGCTCGCGGACGACGAGGAGCCGGTCACCGTCCTGCTGTCAGAGGTGACCGCTCCCACCCTCGTCCTGCACGGCACCGAGGATCCGCTCTTCCCCCTCGACCACGGGCGGGCGCTGGCCGAGGGGATTCCCGACGCCCGTCTGGTCGCCCTGGACGGGGTCGGTCACCAGGCACCGCCGGCCCGCGTGTGGGACACGGCGATTCCCGCCGTCCTCCACCACACGGACCGGAAATGA
- a CDS encoding DJ-1/PfpI family protein yields the protein MQQRRVVFVIFEGLQSLDLSGPFEVFQQAGRPEPGYDCRTVAPVAGPVRSAGGLRVHADHGVGDLDPTGIDTLVVAGGNGVDDAVRDPALVGWIAAAAATARRVTSVCSGVFLLAAAGLLAGRRVTTHWSRGAQLRREHPELTVDTRPIFVRDGRVWTSAGVTAGMDLALALVEDDLGRETAHTVAQQLVLFLRRPGSQAQFSVPLWSPQPATDPIRAAVAAVHADPGGPHTLADLADRAGLSPRHLQRRFTAELGVGPAEYVERVRVEAAQRALTGGDEPVAAVARRCGLGSSESLRRAFHRHCGVTPTDYRNRFRSTDHHT from the coding sequence GTGCAGCAGCGACGCGTCGTCTTCGTGATCTTCGAGGGACTCCAGTCGCTCGACCTCTCGGGCCCCTTCGAGGTGTTCCAGCAGGCGGGCCGGCCGGAGCCCGGCTACGACTGCCGGACCGTGGCCCCCGTCGCGGGCCCGGTGCGCTCGGCCGGCGGGCTGCGCGTACACGCCGACCACGGGGTCGGCGACCTGGATCCCACGGGGATCGACACCCTGGTCGTGGCCGGCGGCAACGGCGTCGACGACGCCGTGCGCGACCCCGCACTCGTCGGGTGGATCGCCGCGGCGGCGGCCACCGCCCGCCGGGTCACCTCGGTGTGCAGCGGCGTGTTCCTGCTCGCCGCCGCCGGGCTGCTCGCCGGCCGCCGCGTCACCACACACTGGAGCCGGGGCGCCCAACTGCGCCGGGAGCACCCCGAACTGACCGTCGACACCCGGCCGATCTTCGTCCGCGACGGACGGGTCTGGACATCGGCCGGAGTCACCGCCGGGATGGACCTGGCCCTCGCGCTCGTCGAGGACGACCTCGGCCGGGAGACCGCCCACACCGTGGCCCAGCAGCTCGTCCTGTTCCTGCGCAGACCGGGCAGCCAGGCCCAGTTCAGCGTGCCGCTCTGGTCCCCGCAGCCGGCCACCGACCCGATCCGTGCCGCCGTCGCGGCCGTCCACGCCGACCCCGGTGGGCCGCACACCCTCGCGGATCTGGCCGACCGTGCCGGACTGAGCCCCCGTCACCTCCAGCGCCGGTTCACCGCGGAGCTGGGGGTGGGGCCCGCCGAGTACGTGGAGCGCGTACGGGTGGAGGCCGCGCAACGGGCGCTGACCGGCGGCGACGAACCGGTCGCCGCCGTCGCGCGGCGCTGCGGGCTCGGCAGCTCGGAGTCGCTGCGGCGCGCGTTCCACCGCCACTGCGGGGTGACGCCCACCGACTACCGCAACCGGTTCCGTTCGACCGACCACCACACCTGA
- a CDS encoding DNA polymerase ligase N-terminal domain-containing protein → MEDRGNDGDRLARYHRKRRFDTTDEPRGESAGPGAEPSFVIQIHDARRMHFDFRLEVDGVLRSWAVPRGPSTDPGDRRLAVPTEDHPLEYREYEGVIASGEYGAGPVIVWDQGTYRPLGGGGAADFSAALDRGHASFRLDGRKLRGAYALTRFRDGRDGSAEAWLLVRKTGPGSSRSGPATPDPRRARSARTGRTLSQVARGTPERSMPDHGSGRVHRSEGNDHARRRP, encoded by the coding sequence GTGGAAGACCGAGGCAACGACGGGGACCGCCTGGCGCGCTACCACCGCAAGCGCCGGTTCGACACCACCGACGAGCCGCGCGGTGAGAGCGCGGGTCCCGGGGCCGAACCGTCGTTCGTCATCCAGATCCATGACGCGCGCCGGATGCACTTCGACTTCCGGCTGGAGGTGGACGGTGTGCTCAGGTCCTGGGCGGTGCCCCGGGGGCCGTCGACCGATCCGGGTGACAGGCGCCTGGCGGTGCCCACCGAGGACCATCCGCTGGAGTACCGCGAGTACGAGGGCGTCATCGCCTCCGGCGAGTACGGCGCCGGCCCGGTCATCGTCTGGGACCAGGGCACCTACCGGCCGCTCGGGGGCGGCGGTGCGGCCGACTTCTCCGCGGCCCTGGACAGGGGCCATGCCTCGTTCCGTCTCGACGGCCGCAAGCTGCGCGGCGCCTACGCGCTCACCCGCTTCCGCGACGGCCGCGACGGCTCCGCCGAGGCGTGGCTGCTGGTGAGGAAGACCGGCCCCGGCAGCTCCCGCTCCGGCCCGGCCACACCCGACCCCCGGCGGGCCCGCTCCGCGCGCACCGGCCGGACACTGAGCCAGGTCGCCCGGGGTACGCCGGAGCGGAGTATGCCGGATCATGGAAGCGGCAGAGTCCATCGATCCGAAGGCAACGACCATGCTCGACGCAGACCCTGA
- a CDS encoding DJ-1/PfpI family protein yields the protein MTTYGLLLFDGAEELDFVGPWEVFTASSMLRDQADTAVLVAERPDPVRCNKGMRVLPDHTFGDCPPLDVLLVPGGRGTRREVDNAALTEWIGGTAAEADWVTSVCTGSLLLHEAGPARGRRVATHHGFEDELQARGDITVVRDARYVVDGNLVTSQGVSAGIDMALWLVGRLHGRDHARAVRRYIQYEPAPPYLADEPLPN from the coding sequence ATGACCACGTACGGACTGCTCCTGTTCGACGGCGCGGAGGAGTTGGACTTCGTCGGCCCCTGGGAGGTGTTCACCGCCTCCTCCATGCTGCGCGACCAGGCCGACACCGCCGTCCTGGTCGCCGAGCGCCCCGACCCGGTCCGCTGCAACAAAGGCATGCGGGTCCTGCCCGACCACACATTCGGCGACTGCCCACCCCTGGACGTGCTGCTCGTCCCCGGTGGGCGGGGCACCCGCCGCGAGGTCGACAACGCCGCGCTGACCGAGTGGATCGGCGGAACGGCCGCCGAGGCGGACTGGGTCACCAGTGTGTGCACCGGTTCGCTGCTGCTGCACGAGGCCGGTCCCGCCCGTGGCCGGCGCGTGGCCACCCATCACGGTTTCGAGGACGAACTCCAGGCCCGGGGCGACATCACCGTCGTCCGCGACGCCCGCTACGTCGTGGACGGGAACCTGGTCACCAGCCAGGGGGTGTCCGCCGGTATCGACATGGCACTGTGGCTGGTCGGCCGGCTCCATGGACGCGACCACGCCCGCGCGGTCCGCCGGTACATCCAGTACGAGCCCGCGCCGCCCTACCTCGCCGACGAACCACTGCCGAACTGA
- a CDS encoding MmcQ/YjbR family DNA-binding protein, protein MLDADPETRLGADLDADDVRRIALSLPRTVERELWNIPTFHVEGRMFVTVPDDGTSFAVRCPRFERTELIAAEPEKFWVPPHEANSAWVRARLSALEDEKELYDILADSWKQAAPADLAESFEQ, encoded by the coding sequence ATGCTCGACGCAGACCCTGAGACCCGCCTCGGCGCGGACCTCGACGCCGACGACGTCCGCCGTATCGCGCTGTCCCTGCCGCGCACCGTGGAGAGGGAACTCTGGAACATCCCCACCTTCCATGTCGAGGGAAGGATGTTCGTCACGGTGCCCGACGACGGCACGTCGTTCGCGGTCCGCTGCCCCAGGTTCGAGCGCACGGAACTGATCGCGGCGGAGCCCGAGAAGTTCTGGGTCCCGCCGCACGAGGCCAACTCGGCATGGGTACGGGCCCGGTTGAGCGCCCTGGAGGACGAGAAGGAGCTGTACGACATCCTGGCCGACTCCTGGAAGCAGGCCGCCCCCGCCGATCTCGCCGAGTCCTTCGAGCAGTGA
- a CDS encoding LLM class F420-dependent oxidoreductase, whose translation MPSDNSTRFGRIGIWSSALHPSDPDGAAAVSTAVAELDALGYGTVWMGGSPSLDQVVPVIDATRHITVATGILSIWEHEAPAVAERTARIQRDTAGRFVLGLGVSHGGFTPNYARPYSSMVEYLDALDAASDPVPASGRVLAALGPKMLKLSADRAAGAHPYLVTAEPTAQARATLGPDALLAPELTVVLDTDIERARTVARGMLSMYLQLPNYTNNLLRLGFTEGDFADGGSDRLLAALFALGDPETVRTRVAEYVDAGADHLALQVLTGDRAKDLPLAEWRTLAEALELKPRD comes from the coding sequence ATGCCCTCTGACAACAGCACACGTTTCGGCAGGATCGGTATCTGGAGTTCGGCCCTGCACCCTTCCGACCCCGACGGCGCCGCGGCCGTCTCGACGGCGGTCGCCGAACTCGACGCACTGGGATACGGAACGGTCTGGATGGGCGGCAGCCCGTCGCTCGACCAGGTGGTTCCGGTCATCGATGCCACCCGGCACATCACCGTCGCGACCGGCATTCTCAGCATCTGGGAGCACGAGGCACCGGCCGTCGCCGAGCGGACGGCACGCATCCAGCGGGACACTGCGGGGCGCTTCGTCCTCGGGCTGGGCGTCAGCCACGGCGGATTCACGCCGAACTACGCGCGGCCCTACTCGTCCATGGTCGAGTACCTCGACGCCCTGGACGCCGCGTCCGACCCGGTGCCCGCGTCGGGGCGCGTCCTCGCCGCGCTCGGCCCGAAGATGCTGAAGCTGTCGGCGGACCGGGCGGCGGGCGCGCACCCCTATCTCGTCACGGCGGAGCCCACGGCGCAGGCGCGCGCGACGCTCGGCCCGGACGCGCTGCTCGCACCGGAGCTGACCGTCGTACTGGACACCGACATCGAACGGGCCCGTACGGTGGCGCGCGGGATGCTGTCGATGTATCTCCAACTGCCCAACTACACGAACAACCTGCTGCGGCTCGGCTTCACCGAGGGCGACTTCGCGGACGGCGGCAGCGACCGGCTGCTGGCCGCGCTCTTCGCACTGGGTGACCCCGAGACGGTGCGCACCCGCGTCGCCGAGTACGTGGACGCCGGCGCCGACCATCTGGCGCTCCAGGTCCTGACGGGCGACCGGGCCAAGGACCTGCCGCTCGCCGAGTGGCGCACGCTGGCCGAGGCGCTGGAACTGAAACCACGCGACTGA
- a CDS encoding GntR family transcriptional regulator: MSERLADNIVEIIRSEHLGHGDALASSRDLARRFGVTTPTVREALRRLEATGVVEFRHGSGTYVGPGIGRRLMANPHLPRSTRASVLELVEARLVLEPAVAAAAANVRMAEAVRELESAAANALHPPEESLRRAVHFHVALAAASGNTLLREAVEALLQVRAHDQVEIRHRYNDRARDHAEHLEILDAVRDGDAAAAERLTRTHLVAIREAVLAADFPADEPEDGSGADSDGEGGGNDRDSPATSALPATPTTSATIQEGAQQ, from the coding sequence TTGTCCGAGCGTCTGGCGGACAACATCGTCGAGATCATCCGTTCGGAACACCTCGGTCACGGGGACGCGCTGGCGTCCTCCCGTGACCTCGCCCGCCGCTTCGGCGTCACCACACCCACGGTGCGCGAGGCGCTGCGCAGGCTGGAGGCCACCGGTGTGGTGGAGTTCCGGCACGGTTCCGGCACGTACGTGGGCCCGGGTATCGGGCGCCGGCTGATGGCCAACCCGCATCTGCCGCGCAGCACCCGCGCCTCCGTGCTGGAGTTGGTCGAGGCCCGGCTGGTGCTCGAACCGGCGGTCGCGGCGGCGGCGGCGAACGTGCGGATGGCCGAAGCCGTACGGGAGTTGGAGTCGGCCGCCGCCAACGCGCTGCACCCGCCGGAGGAATCCCTGCGACGCGCGGTGCACTTCCATGTGGCACTCGCGGCGGCCAGCGGCAACACCCTGCTCCGCGAGGCCGTCGAGGCACTGCTCCAGGTCCGTGCCCACGACCAGGTGGAGATCCGGCACCGCTACAACGACCGGGCCCGGGACCACGCCGAGCATCTGGAGATCCTCGACGCGGTACGGGACGGGGACGCGGCGGCGGCCGAGCGGCTGACCCGTACACATCTCGTGGCGATCCGGGAGGCAGTCCTCGCCGCCGACTTCCCGGCGGACGAGCCGGAGGACGGCAGCGGCGCCGACAGCGACGGCGAGGGTGGCGGCAACGACCGTGACTCCCCGGCCACTTCGGCGCTCCCGGCCACTCCGACCACCTCGGCCACGATCCAGGAAGGCGCACAGCAGTGA
- a CDS encoding DUF5709 domain-containing protein: MADESRGDDVYQPENSDVQNGPSDDLDLENVIDERGLDDMMTEGYSPPERPLGVNKYGVTDEEQHEGESLDQRLAQEAPDVRPEPGDEVGDVPDGEGEPMDAEAGDVRAGRLEAVDDIAPRRHSHVSARDVGIDGGAASAEEAAMYVSPDEDTEG, encoded by the coding sequence ATGGCCGACGAGTCACGAGGCGACGATGTGTACCAGCCCGAGAACTCGGACGTGCAGAACGGCCCCTCCGACGATCTCGATCTGGAGAACGTCATAGACGAACGCGGGCTCGACGACATGATGACCGAGGGTTACTCCCCGCCCGAGCGCCCTCTCGGCGTCAACAAGTACGGAGTCACCGACGAGGAGCAGCACGAGGGCGAGTCCCTGGACCAGCGGCTCGCCCAGGAAGCCCCTGACGTGCGACCGGAGCCGGGTGACGAGGTCGGTGACGTGCCCGACGGCGAGGGCGAACCCATGGACGCGGAGGCCGGAGACGTACGGGCGGGGCGGCTGGAGGCGGTGGACGACATCGCGCCCCGCCGGCACTCGCACGTATCGGCCCGCGACGTCGGGATCGACGGCGGCGCGGCCTCGGCCGAGGAGGCCGCGATGTACGTCTCGCCCGACGAGGACACCGAGGGCTAG
- a CDS encoding hemerythrin domain-containing protein has protein sequence METENDVVALILRDHRTMEDLFRRMRSVEADRAEALREFAALLIAHARAEETEVYPALRRFKNIDDAEVEHGEEEHDEGNEALLDLLETGEVGSDEWDEKLEKLVEAVTHHLDEEERTILNGARENVGAERRAELGVAFTEERARQLAADCGSVESVREQVG, from the coding sequence ATGGAGACCGAGAACGACGTCGTGGCACTGATCCTCCGGGACCACCGGACGATGGAGGATCTCTTCCGCCGGATGCGCAGCGTGGAGGCGGACCGGGCCGAGGCGCTGCGCGAGTTCGCGGCGCTGCTGATCGCCCACGCCCGCGCCGAGGAGACGGAGGTCTATCCGGCCCTGCGGCGTTTCAAGAACATCGACGACGCCGAGGTCGAACACGGCGAGGAGGAGCACGACGAGGGCAACGAGGCGCTGCTCGACCTGCTGGAGACCGGCGAGGTCGGTTCCGACGAGTGGGACGAGAAGCTGGAGAAGCTGGTCGAAGCCGTGACCCATCACCTCGACGAGGAGGAGCGGACCATCCTCAACGGCGCCCGCGAGAACGTCGGCGCCGAGCGACGCGCCGAACTCGGTGTCGCGTTCACCGAGGAGCGGGCCAGGCAGCTGGCGGCGGACTGCGGCAGTGTCGAGAGCGTCCGCGAGCAGGTCGGATGA
- a CDS encoding FkbM family methyltransferase yields MKILRKISSIASAGKPQPQPGRPAGGRVGTRIRDLDETNRRTAREAARVRPVTTSDILTTHRKGFPHHGWVEIDSEHCPPFVMFCANDEAVALDTVWNGRFGYESASLRHWSRLAATSRTILDIGAHVGYYAMIAALAAPKATVHAFEPVPPIHARLAVNHRANGLRNLVLHQNGVSDHTGTADINIRFPLSNLLSTGSSLEEFTKPVASAFTTRVHLLTVDGTLGETPVDLIKIDVEGHEPSVLAGARGVIERDRPVIILEALHKTLLGKLTEPFAGLDYTFRWISESDGGLVPITGDRPEKSRNLIFTPKEREYA; encoded by the coding sequence GTGAAGATCCTCCGTAAGATCTCATCGATCGCGAGCGCCGGGAAGCCGCAGCCACAGCCGGGCCGGCCGGCCGGCGGGCGCGTCGGAACCCGGATCCGCGATCTCGACGAGACGAACCGGCGGACGGCGCGCGAGGCGGCCCGGGTCAGGCCCGTCACGACCTCCGACATCCTCACGACGCACCGCAAGGGCTTCCCGCACCACGGCTGGGTCGAGATCGACTCCGAGCACTGCCCGCCGTTCGTCATGTTCTGCGCGAACGACGAGGCCGTCGCCCTCGACACCGTGTGGAACGGGCGCTTCGGTTACGAGTCGGCGAGCCTGCGCCACTGGAGCCGGCTCGCGGCCACCAGCCGTACGATCCTCGACATCGGCGCGCACGTCGGCTACTACGCGATGATCGCGGCCCTGGCCGCCCCCAAGGCCACCGTGCACGCCTTCGAACCGGTGCCGCCGATCCACGCGAGGCTGGCCGTCAACCACCGGGCGAACGGTCTGAGGAATCTCGTGCTGCACCAGAACGGAGTCTCGGACCACACGGGGACCGCCGACATCAACATCCGCTTCCCGCTGTCGAACCTGCTCTCCACCGGCTCCTCGCTGGAGGAGTTCACCAAGCCGGTGGCCAGCGCGTTCACCACCCGGGTCCACTTGCTCACCGTGGACGGGACCCTGGGGGAGACCCCGGTCGACCTGATCAAGATCGACGTGGAGGGTCATGAGCCGAGCGTGCTCGCCGGGGCCCGGGGTGTCATCGAGCGCGACCGGCCCGTCATCATTCTCGAAGCCCTGCACAAGACGCTCCTCGGCAAGCTCACCGAGCCCTTCGCGGGACTCGACTACACCTTCCGCTGGATCTCGGAGTCCGACGGCGGCCTCGTGCCCATCACGGGTGACCGCCCCGAGAAGAGCCGCAACCTTATCTTCACGCCGAAGGAGAGGGAGTACGCCTGA
- a CDS encoding nucleotidyltransferase domain-containing protein produces the protein MSYVSPSPVLNRRVERLRELAEAEPRLEGVLLYGSWTLGESDAHSDIDAYLFVRDADADSFDGRAFVERIAPLKLAHTNMYGILAVVFDDLMRGEFHIDPAGPGIDLIPSWEGMVHLPDPDSAVLLDRGGRLTAAARRLAEFRPPEPVATAQELCDELANWTLMLAHVRARGETARAYNLLHAVVSPLQLKLCRLLRGSITRWLTPSRALEADLPEADRARHLATTGGARPGELRSAAMESWRWSRDLAAEAAARWGTRLPLHLHDEIAELLADG, from the coding sequence GTGTCGTACGTATCGCCCTCCCCCGTCCTGAACCGCCGCGTCGAGCGGCTGCGTGAGCTGGCCGAGGCCGAACCGCGCCTGGAAGGCGTCCTGTTGTACGGGTCGTGGACCCTCGGCGAGTCGGACGCCCACTCCGACATCGACGCGTATCTGTTCGTGCGGGACGCGGACGCCGACAGCTTCGACGGGCGCGCGTTCGTCGAGCGGATCGCGCCGCTGAAGCTGGCCCACACCAATATGTACGGCATCCTCGCCGTCGTCTTCGACGACTTGATGCGCGGGGAGTTCCACATCGATCCGGCGGGGCCGGGCATCGATCTGATCCCGTCGTGGGAGGGGATGGTTCATCTCCCCGATCCCGATTCCGCCGTCCTGCTCGACCGCGGGGGCCGGCTGACCGCCGCCGCACGCAGGCTCGCGGAGTTCCGGCCGCCCGAGCCGGTGGCGACGGCTCAGGAGCTGTGCGACGAACTCGCCAACTGGACACTGATGTTGGCCCATGTACGGGCGCGCGGGGAGACCGCCCGCGCGTACAACCTTCTGCACGCGGTCGTCTCGCCGCTCCAGCTGAAACTGTGCCGGCTGCTGCGCGGATCCATCACGCGCTGGCTCACGCCGAGCCGTGCGCTGGAGGCGGATCTCCCGGAGGCCGACCGCGCGCGACATCTCGCGACCACCGGCGGGGCGCGGCCCGGTGAACTCCGGTCGGCGGCGATGGAGAGCTGGCGGTGGAGCCGGGACCTGGCCGCCGAGGCGGCGGCGCGCTGGGGCACCCGGCTGCCGCTTCACCTGCACGACGAGATCGCGGAGTTGCTGGCCGACGGGTAA
- a CDS encoding nitroreductase family deazaflavin-dependent oxidoreductase produces the protein MLFGKEHVKRYQETDGEVGHEWENGTTTLILTTTGRKSGEQRSTPLIYRTHGDDLLIVASKGGDDSPPLWYLNIQADPEVRVQVKGDRFTARARTATPEEKPEMWRRMAEVWPAYDEYQTKTDREIPVVVLERV, from the coding sequence ATGCTGTTCGGCAAAGAGCACGTCAAGCGCTACCAGGAGACCGACGGCGAGGTCGGGCACGAGTGGGAGAACGGCACGACCACGCTGATCCTCACCACCACCGGGCGCAAGAGCGGCGAGCAGCGCAGCACCCCCCTCATCTACCGGACCCACGGGGACGACCTGCTGATCGTCGCCTCCAAGGGCGGCGACGACTCGCCTCCGCTCTGGTACCTCAACATCCAGGCGGACCCCGAGGTCCGGGTGCAGGTGAAGGGCGACCGCTTCACCGCCCGCGCGCGCACCGCGACCCCGGAGGAGAAGCCGGAGATGTGGCGGCGGATGGCCGAGGTGTGGCCCGCGTACGACGAGTACCAGACCAAGACGGACCGGGAGATCCCCGTGGTCGTCCTGGAACGCGTCTGA
- a CDS encoding S8 family peptidase, which yields MKNRLKLSMFLVAASSVVVAAGPLPTPSQEAAAQPHTAPLHRSEAPLLDRYIVSVDAAFDATKLLNRAGVKPLFTYTSVLSGFAAELSAAQLKTIRATPGVTAVEQDSEVKALETAPSSSRAAASSWGLDRIDQQSLPLDGQYTAEQKGKGVTAYVIDTGIEFGHDEFGGRAKAGYDAIGDGQQGKDCQGHGTHVAGTVASRTYGVAPEADLVSVRVLDCTGKGTWSGILAGFDWVATNAEQPAVLNGSLGGPKSTAVNSAATALSKKGVLPVIAAGNDAVDACSVSPASAEGVVTVGATDREDRQTSFSNHGKCLSLYAPGGAIVSAKLGGGNTSMNGTSMASPHVAGVAALYKAKNPQATPDEIATWLGGSATQNKLSAVGESSPNRLLFTNAL from the coding sequence ATGAAAAATCGCCTGAAACTCAGCATGTTCCTGGTCGCCGCGAGCTCCGTCGTGGTGGCGGCCGGCCCGCTGCCCACCCCTTCCCAGGAGGCCGCCGCCCAGCCCCACACCGCGCCGCTGCACCGCTCGGAGGCGCCTTTGCTGGACCGCTACATCGTGTCCGTCGACGCCGCCTTCGACGCCACCAAGCTGCTCAACCGGGCCGGAGTGAAGCCCCTGTTCACATACACGAGCGTGCTGAGCGGGTTCGCGGCCGAGCTGAGCGCCGCCCAGCTCAAGACCATCCGGGCGACGCCGGGCGTGACGGCCGTCGAGCAGGACTCCGAGGTGAAGGCGCTGGAGACCGCCCCTTCGAGCAGCCGCGCCGCCGCCTCGTCCTGGGGCCTGGACCGGATCGACCAGCAGTCGCTGCCGCTGGACGGCCAGTACACGGCGGAGCAGAAGGGCAAGGGCGTCACGGCGTACGTCATCGACACGGGCATCGAGTTCGGTCACGACGAGTTCGGCGGCCGGGCCAAGGCGGGCTACGACGCCATCGGCGACGGGCAGCAGGGCAAGGACTGCCAGGGGCACGGCACGCATGTGGCGGGCACGGTCGCCAGCCGTACCTACGGTGTGGCCCCCGAGGCCGACCTGGTGAGCGTCCGCGTGCTGGACTGCACGGGCAAGGGCACCTGGTCGGGGATCCTGGCGGGCTTCGACTGGGTGGCCACCAACGCCGAGCAGCCGGCCGTGCTCAACGGCTCGCTCGGCGGTCCGAAGTCCACCGCCGTGAACAGCGCGGCGACGGCCCTGTCGAAGAAGGGTGTCCTGCCGGTCATCGCCGCCGGCAACGACGCGGTCGACGCCTGCTCCGTCTCGCCGGCGTCGGCGGAGGGCGTCGTGACGGTCGGCGCGACCGACCGGGAGGACAGGCAGACCAGCTTCTCCAACCACGGGAAGTGTCTGTCGCTGTACGCGCCGGGCGGCGCCATCGTGTCGGCCAAGCTCGGCGGCGGCAACACCTCGATGAACGGCACCTCGATGGCCTCTCCCCATGTCGCGGGCGTGGCCGCCCTCTACAAGGCCAAGAACCCGCAGGCCACGCCGGACGAGATCGCGACCTGGCTCGGCGGCTCGGCCACCCAGAACAAGCTGTCCGCCGTCGGCGAGAGCTCGCCGAACCGGCTGCTGTTCACCAACGCGCTCTGA